Genomic segment of Nasonia vitripennis strain AsymCx chromosome 1 unlocalized genomic scaffold, Nvit_psr_1.1 chr1_random0005, whole genome shotgun sequence:
ttggatgttgaaataacactaaccgtcagagatttgtgtatatagagggccacacctccaccgtttctgtttctgtctcgtctgtagagcaggtaatcatcCAGCGAAGGGATGGATGTCACCttctcgcttagccaggtctcagtaacagctattacgtggaataaagagcgagtggataaaaagagcctgatcatctcaatgtgacccgtgagagagttcgcattaaaatgacagacccttagacctTCAGACAGAGATACCTCAGAACCCGAAGAAGACACggcggatgagcttgatggcggACGGAGAGGATACAATTGAACGGTGGTATTATAGAGACAAGGCCGATATCTCGATATCGTGTTCAAAAAGATGCGTGCGAGATGCGCCGAACGCGACGAGAGCGCCATTATCCGCGAATTTCCGCGCTTACGACGGAACATACTCCGCCGTTGCGAGGAAGTCGAGCAAGAACAGAGTTATGTCGTGTGATATCTCGTGATTGATGTATgagtatttgtattttttgtatgGCTTTTTCTTTACGATGACGTGGGAAGCGGACAAAGTTGAGTGATGTTGCGTTTGATCTGGTCACAGACCGTTCTGAACGTTTCTACTCTGGTCATTCCATCGCTAGCCGGATGAAGTTTGAAGACGACTCCCAGTGGCCACTGCATGCAGGGTTGAATTTTGTCGATAATGACGACCACCAGTCCAGGCGTTAATTTGCCGTTGGACTGATGTCATTTGTGTCGACGTTGTAGTTCGTTGAGATACTCCAAATGCCATTTTTTCCAAAAGTCTTGGCGCGCCTTGGAGATGAAGTTCCACACGGAAAGACGATTAGCTGGAACAGAAGTCAAATCGGATTCAGGCAGCATTGGGAGTGGACTGCCTTTGAGAATATGTGCAGGAGTCAACGCTATAGGGTCATTAGGATCGGTGGATATTGTGCAAACAGATCGAGAATTTAAAATCGCTTCGATTTCGATGAGAAGAGTATTAATCTCCTCGAGTAATGTCTGGAGCTATCCGCGTACGACGCGTAGTAAATggtgtttaaattattttattgcgTCTTCCCATATACCGCCGAGATGGGGGGATAACGGCGGGTTAAAATGCCATTGTATGTTGTTATGTACTGTAAATGAATTAATCCTATTTTTAAACTCTTCTGACATAAAAAGAGCAAATAATTCGCGAAGATTATTATTGGCACCAACGAAGTTAGTGCCGTTATCGGAATAAACGTGTGCGGGATGGCCTCTGCGACCCGTAAAACTTCTGAGGGCGGCTAAGAAACCCTCAGTAGTTAAATCGCTAACGAGCTCATACAAACAAAAACGCATCCGTACGCATTGATTTAAGCTCggtttctaaattttttcttctttatgaAAATTGGTCCGAAATAATCTACTCCAACATGTGAAAAAACTGATGCTTCTGAAACTCGGGACGTTGGCAAGTCTCCCATTAGATTTGATACGACACCGTCGTATGCAAATCACACATTCACGTACGATTTTTCGGACTTGGTTCTTTCCGTCCAATAACCAAAAACGTTAGCGCATAGCAAACAGAGTAGATTGAAGCCCGGCGTGATAATTACGTTTGTGCGTCTCTCTGATCAACAGGTCAGTAACGTGATGATGCGAGGCAAGTAAAATTGGATGTTTTTTGCGAAAAAGAAATGCTTCGCTTAGACGACCGTCAACACACAAGATACCGTCTTCGTCGAGAAAGGGGTTAAAGGCGGCGAGTTTAGATTCCGTGACCTGTTTGTTGGACGAAAGCTTCGAGATGGCACTGGCGAACTGCGTTCCTTGGATAAGcttaataacttttttctcgGCCTCAAGTTTCTCTTGGACTCCGATTCGCGTGGACCTGTGGGTGTTAAATTTGCGCGCACGCAGGCATATGGCTACGAATATCAGAAGGTGTTTGTATGAAGAAAAACGCGTCAAGAAGCTGTCGTCCGCAGCGGTAGTGAGAAGACAAGCCTGTTGTTTTAAACCAGGCAATTATGAGATTGCGATTTCGACGCTTTTAGGCCAAGCGTCTTCGGATCGCTGGAGCCATGCTTGACCGTGGAACCAGGCGTcgttttatagaaattcgGACGGAAGCTGTCCGCGAGATGACGCATCGGCGGGGTTGTTCTTGGTGGCGACGTGACGCCATTCTATATCTCCTTCCGTGAGTTGGATTTCTTGCACCCGATTTGATTCGAATGATTTTAAGACCTGCGGTGGTTTCTTAAGCCAGTGCAATACGATGGTCGAGTCGGGCCAAAAAACGGCCCGGTCGATGCGGAAATCAAGAGCTGGTCGCGCTTCCTTGTATAACCGCGAGAGGCTTAACGCCCCGCACAACTATAATCGAGGGATCTTAATTGTTTTAAGCGGGGCCACTCGCGACTTCGTACAAGCTAACTGAACCGTAATCTGACCGGCCTTATATATCGACCGAACGTAAATGCACGCTCCGTAGCCGACTTTACTGGCATCGCAGAAGCCGTGAAATTCTATGCGCGCAGAATTTTGCGTGACGAGATGACGTTCTACGGAGATGTTTTGAAGCAGCTCTAGATGTTGAGCGAAAGTCACCCAACGTGAATGAAGTTCCTGCGGGACGGATTCGTCCCAATTGACTTGATTTTCGCGATCTCGGATAAAATCATTCTTTTGGTAATCGTGGCCGGAAGTTCTATTGAATTCACTCAGTATACAAGATCGTCTTGACGCGAGTCCCACATGATGCCGAGAGTCTTTAAAACCGAGTTTCCCTCAGCCGTGCAGTTCATATTAAGCGCCTTTTCATCTAGATTATCGAGGGCGTGACCGTAATTTGAAGTCCATTGCCGGATTTTGAAACCGCCTCGCTTAAGAAGCGCAATCATTTCATCACGAATAGACGAAATCTCTTCGAGGGAGTTTGCGCCCGTGAGAAGATCGTAGACGTAAAGATCGCGCTTCAGGACTTTGGCTGCACGAGGATAACTCGCCTTTTCGTCGTCTGCTAGTTGATGTAAAGTATGGATAGCCAAATAAGGGGCCGCGGACACGCCGAAAGTGACGGTATTCAATTCGAAAACACGGATTTTGCCCTCGTGGTACCAAAAAATGTGCTGAAATCTTCGATCTTCGGGGTCAACGAGAATCTGTCGATACATTTTCTCGATATCGGCTGTCAAAACGTAGACGTGCGATCAAAACCTAACTAAATGAGCGAAAAATTTGTCTTGTACAGTGGGACCGGCTAGCAAAACGTCGTTAAGCGAGAAGCTTAGGCTTGACTTTGCCGAAGCGTCGAATACTACACGAATCTTAGTTGTGGCGCTGAGAAGTCTCAGAATCTCGTGATGAGGCAAGTAATAACCATCTAAGCTCTCATCATACACCAATGTCATATGTCCTAAATCGATGTATTCTTGCATAACTTTACcgtaatcaatttttaaaccCGGTTTCTTAGCGAACTTTCTTTCCAGGGCTCGCGTTCGTGTGTCACCGAAAACGGGCTAGCCGTTGTGGAAAAATAATCGCACTACGTATCGCCCGTCCGCATTTTGGATCGTAGTTTTCTTGTAATGCGATTCGCAAGCCTCGGCGGCCGTCGCTTCGTTCGGTCCGTTGGAAATGTCATCTATAGCCCAAAACCATTCCATCAGATTGCGCAATTCAGTTAAATTACACGCCGCTGTGAAGTTATTCGCGTCATTAATGCCGCCTACTTCCACCCATCCCAGCTGCATCTTTTGTAAATACAAGTCGCAGCCGTTCCGGGAGAGATTGATTTGCCCGACTGAGAGCAGGGATAAAGTTGCTCCTGAACCTACGAGCATGTCGACTGGTCGAGGCGTGTGGAACTGCGGATCAGATAACCGTAGGTTGGCAGGAATTTCGACTAACTCGCGAGGAAACGGCTCATCGGGTGTCATATCCGTGATTCTAGGAACCGTGAGAAAAGTTAAGTCCTTTTCAAAGTTACTGTGTAAAGAGCGGAATTTCACTTCGATGCTACTTTCCGAAGTAGTTTGCATCTCGTTTATTGCGCCGATAGGAATCGAACATGTGCGCATTGGCAATTTTAGCTTGCGCGCGAAATCAGTGGTGATGAAGTGTGCTGTGGCACAGGTATCTAGAAGTGCGCGAGCTTCAACGAATTCCCGTCGGCATTCCTCACGCGCACAATTGCACTCATCATCAGTTGGGAGCCGAGCGCTTGCGACCTGGTATTAAATACTCCGGCGGTAAGTCATTGCGCGCCTTCGGTGGACACCGAATTGACGTTATTAGTCGAATCGGTCTTGATCGTGGGCGCCGAATTCGGTTTCGTCGCGTGGAGTAGCGTGTGATGAAACCGTTCGCATTGTTTGTACCGAGAAAGTGTACAGTCACCGATAAGCTTTCGCAGGCAATTGCGGCAAAGATCCTTCCTTTTTACGGAGTCCCAACGCTGTTGCGTGCTAAGTTTCGAAAAAACTGGACATCGGTACAGGGCGTGATCTTCCTGGCATTGAGCGCAAACATTTGTCGCCGCTGTCACTAGTGCTCGTGATCCCGACTCAGTTCTCTTTGCCTTTGAGCTGGTAAATTGATGATCTGCGGGCCGCTTTCTCCCAGGCGTGGTATGGCTCTTCCGATCAAACCAGCATTGACACGGCCCTACACTGGCCCGCACAAGGTCATTTCTCGCAACATAGAGAACCAGACGTTCATCATTGAAGTCAAAGGCACACAGAAGACAGCATCACTTCAACGCTTGAAGCCTGCATTCATAATTCAAGAGGATCCTGACGGTACTAAGGCTGACAAAACGCCTGAACCGATCAAAATTCCCGAACCAACGCAGCGTCCAGCAGATGACACACCTCCCGCACCTCCTACTCCGCCTACCATCGATCCACCGGATCTACCGACTCCCACACCTCAACCTCCCGTTCCCAAACGTACGAAGTTTGTGCCGAACATTCTACGACGAAATAGAAACATTGATTCGACTCAGTCAAATAAAGAGGTACCGAGTCTCATTTGCGGCAAGGCCGAAGGTCAGAACCTTCAAACCTGAAATACCGATTTAGCGACCAAATTTGACCTAGTTCTTaaaataaaagcagaaaattCTGTATTATATTCTTTCGTTTATAATACATTCTTTTGTATCACCGCTAACCGAAGCGCACGAAGTCAGATAGAGCGAAACCATCAATAcaaatattgtattatattacGTTACACTACAAGAAAATACTTGTACAATCAACACTTTGTGATTCTAATTATTAACTACGTTATCTTGTAAAGCGCAAATCTCACACAGTGAGAACTATCATCAAGACcaatgtaatcccaaaaattttttgtaatctCTCTCCGGTACCTGACAACCAGCATTCATAACATTTTGTAACACGTCGCAAATTTTGTAAATCTTCTCTCTCGCAACTATACTTAAACTCAATCAACAAAAAATGCttctcatttttttcttccttcggGGGGAGTATTGTGGGTGCCCCACCGAGAGGTGGCGGCACAACCGaccgccgagagagagggagagcagctcacgccgcgagagagcgccGAGCTCAGTTCCGTCCCGACCACGACACGAATCACACCGGAGAGCACCTACGAATAAAGAAGCTTAGTTAGGAAGATAAAGGACTTCTCCTTTCCTCCGGCTCCTGACTTCCTATATATAGACAAAGTTTATAATAATGATAGAGATTTTGAACAAGATATTAATCACAGAAATTTCAGtgatttttatgaaaagtGCAAAGTTTTATATATGTACGAAAACGTGAAATCTAAAACCATGTGTGCAATACTAGAAGTTACACCAGCGatttataaacatataaaagaaaacaaaaacagatTATTCATTGGATATCAAAATTGTAGAATTTTTGACATCATAAATACAAATCCATGCTACAAATGTGCTAGATTTGGTCATAGTGGCAAAAACTGTAGGAACCAAGCCACGTGTTACCAATGCGCGGGAGATCACCCAGCTGCTCAGTGCAATAATGAAACAAATAAGTGTCCAAACTGTGAATTtagcaataaaaaatataagacAAATTACAACATCAATCATAGTGCCATAGATAGTGATAATTGTGAAGTTctaaaacataaaataaaaaaattcaatgaaatGACAGACTATCCAATTCAGCCTACTCACCAAAAATTCTTCGGTAAAGTAGAGCGCACATTTTCGCGACAAATGGTAACACGTACAAGAACAAGATTAGCAAGTGCTACATCAGCAGGGTCATTAACATCGCCCATACAAACAGTACCATCCAAGAATACTAAGAAAAGGTAATGGATATAGACTTTCAAAAGGATATCGTTAATCAAGAATACaattttgataatataaacATGTTAAATAGGCACTTGTTAAAtgataaagaaataattttgtgTATTAATATAAGAAGCTTAAAtgcaaattataacaaactaCTTGTTTTTTTAAACAGCCTAGAAGTAAAACCGTGTATTATTGTTTGTACTGAAACTTGGAatcttgaaaaatatgaaatttttaatataaaaggcTATAAAATGTACTACAATGATAgtagaataaataaatcagatgGAGTAGCTATATACATAAGTGAAAACATAATTGAAACAACAGAAATTACTCAAATAAACAATCTCAAGATTATCAACTCTACAATTActttaacaaataataaagaaataatattATCAGCAATTTATAGATCGCATGATATGCACAAaacagaatttttttaaacatcaAAAACcttataaaacaagaaatataaaaataacttaataataGGAGATTTTAATTGCGATATTTTAAATCAAGATGTGGTAGACCAGGAATTCTTACAAGTATTTCTAGAGAATGGGTATTACCAGGGAATAACCAGCATAACTAGACCATGGACTACTAATATAAATAAGGGCTCTTGCATAGACAATTTCTTTATTAAGCTAAGCAAGataaaatacaaaactttCACACTCAGTGTCCCTTTCAATGATCGTTACCAAATAATGATATCGCTAAAGGGCATTAAAAAGAATTCTAGTCATGAAAAACATAAAACGATAAATTACAACAAGCTAAGGAAAGCTGCAGAAAGGGTAAATTGGTCAGACATCTTATTAATGTCAGATCAAAATCTGGCATTAAATGACCTAATTCTAAAAATCGAAACGTGCACAAAAAAGGCTgtatataaagtgcgaaagaATAATCACAATAAAATGAAACCAAGAAAAGACTGGATAACGACAGCAATAACGATATCGTGCAATAAAAAAGAGGAACTGTATAAAATATGGAAAAGTGATCCTAGTAatctaacaaaaaaagaagcataTAATATTATGTCAAAATACTTAATGGAATTATATACAAAGCAAAAGaagaatttgataaaaaacagATAGAAATGCATATGTGCAATCAAAGGAATTTgtggaaaattattaataataaaatcggtAAGAATCCTAAAAAGTGCAATaacattaattatattataaataacaacaaaaaaatcacTGATGCAAATGAGATGGCCGGACATATGAACAACTTCTTTTGCGACATAGGTAAGCAGTTACAAGGCAAAATAAATATGCCAAAGAATGAGAAAATAAAGATGCCAAGCatgaacaaaaaaagtatttttatacacCCAACAAGCTATAAAGAAATAcatgaaataattaataatatgaaaaataaaaatggtgGAATTGATGGCATCAATACTCTGactttaaaaacaatacacGAGTATATTTGTGATCCTCTGCTTCACATAATAAATCTGAGTTTGGAAAAGGCAATATGGCCAGAAGCTCAAAAATTGCAGAAATTATTCCTTTACACAAAGctaaagaaaaatatctactAAACAATTACAGACCAATTTCGCTAATATctaatattgcaaaaattttcgaaaaattgctACATAAACGTATACTAAATTTCTTTGATGAATGTAGCTTGTTCTCAGAtaagcaatttggttttaGGAAAAACAGAAGTACTAAAGATGCCCTCTACCAAATAACAAATCAGATTTATAATCAACTTGACAAAAGCAGTCCTATCGCAATCACTTTCCTTGATCTTgccaaggcgtttgatacggtgGACCATCAAATTCTCCTTGACAAGCTATATAACTATGGAATTAGAGGAATCAGTCATgaacttataaaaaattaccTAAGCAACAGAAAACAAAGGGTAAAAGTAAATAACAAAGTAAGCCATTTCAATACTCTAAGCATGGGTGTACCTCAAGGTACTATTCTTGGGCCATTACTCTTTATCATCTACATCAATGATTTACTAGTTACAATGCCAAACAACACAATTTTATCTTTTGCTGATGACACCGCAGTTATAACTGCAGGTAATGATTGGCAAGAGGTTGAAGCAAAAATGAATAACCACCTTGACAATATAGCCAACTGGCTAgcattaaataaattgtcaCTTAATACAGAAAAAACTGTATACGTAGAATTTGGTAATACCGCTACTAGTATCCCAAAAAATCTAAACATAAATATTCATGGTAAACAAATAAAACGAGTTGATGACGCTAAATATCTCGGCGTTATTTTCGACAGCAACATCAAATGGGATATTCATATTAACTACATATTTAACAAAACTAAATATTgaacttttttgttttacaaGCTTTCAAGAATTATGTCTACCGAGAATTTGAAAATGCTATATTATGCACTGTTTTATAGCATCACCTCTTATGGCATCATAGCCTGGAGTGGTGCATATACAAGCACAATTGGATGTCTTCAAAGTCTACAGAACAAACTACTcaaaatagtaaacaagaataAATTCTTAGTTGCTGATCAACCACTTAATTTGGAACAAACTTTCACATATGAATCACTGATGTACCATTATATAGAACTACAGGATAACTATTTAAATTTAGATAAAACCACTAGGCACAAAAGTATACAAATTCCCAAACGTCGCAGAAAGATAAGCATAAAAAATAGCTATATAAGAGCTTTAACAACCTTCAACAAATTACCAAAAGAACTTAAGGATTTAACAAATAACAACATCAGAaaggataaaattaaaaagtggaTCAAAGAAAACAGCCcataatgcaaaataaaactaattcaTCCATAACAACAAAAATTGATTGTCGAagaataaattacttttttaactCGAAGTGTTGTCTAGAACAACATATACAACCTAACtgcaaaaatatacaaaataagGAATTTTCACTACCTCtaacaaagaaaattattgaatatgCATATCTTACAGTGGAAGTCCATTTGATAAATTGAAGCTTAACATACGAACATACATATGCGCAAATAACATTTGTATACTGCACCATAATCGCTCTCATCGTCGAATATCTAACTACAATTGGAAGAAAATGAATAACCTAACttcagaaaataaaagagctATCGAGCAGATAGCAAATCAGATTATAAACACGTGGAAACTCAAAACAGAAAAGAAACAGATTATTAGGACTACAACAACGAAAGATAAGGTTTTCAAGTCTACTCTAGGAAATGCAGAGAAACAAAACAAACAACTTATGCTGGCAGAAAACTGTGAAAATTGTGACGTACCCAAACCCTCTATTACAAAACACATACATTTTGTTAAACAGGAGCAAAAGGTAGAAGATGATAGTATAAAACATATTAaggagataaaaaaatcaatcgaaTCAGTATTCACTGAGATTGATAAAATGGTTGAGAACAATAATACGAAAGCTTTACTATCAGAGGTGGCGGCAGCACCTGGACAGCCTATATTGCAGTCAAACAATATTCGCATGTCATATGGTGATCTTAACTACCTAGGATCAAATAaagcaatattttatctcGACAGAGGAATGAGGGGAAAGCAAATATTCACAAACTCGATGGATAAGCTAGAAAGACAGCCACCACATAAAGACATCGTAATTATAGACGAGATAGTTTTCACAGCGCCGTGCAAATGTGACTCTGCAAATCAACATAAAGAAATGTTCCCACATTATAGAGTAACTTGTGCTGTTGGTCTTACATGTCCTGCAAGGCTTAATAGCACGGAGAGGATCATTTTTGCAAGGAGCAGAAATGCGTCAATTTAGAGTTTCACGACAGCAAGATCTATGCTAGTGAGATATTGGTGAATGAGAAGATTTGAAAGAAGACTTGCAACGCTGGGTTGTTCTGGTAGATTGTACTACTGGATTTCAAACACGGCGGAGCAACTACACATTTTAGTTTtaagatttagttttattaaGTCATTTTGTATTCCGGACCGGCAAACAGGAAATTTTCCTCTGCTGGATTACTTTTATGTAATGTTTTTGTATAATCGATGTATTTTAATCTATTGTACTTACTctggataaataaataaataaataaatttattggaTCAGCGTCACTACTGAATCACGATTGTGATCCGAACTGCAAATATGAAAGTCTAAGTATAAATTCGCTTAGAATTCGTACTCtcagaaaaatcaaaaaggGAGAAGAGTTATTTGCCTTTTAtggccaaaattattttaatcaaaaaaaaaaaaaaaaaaaaaaaatagtaaatgcGAATGCCATACTTGTGAGGTAAACAAGCAAGGAGCGTTCTCAATAAAaggtaaattttattttatttatggtACGTCAGCGTTTGtccataacctcaaaaaacactccaaaatctaataaaatagTTAGACCCGATAATCCTAAACGATTTTATAACCCATCGACCCTTAAACTAAATTTGTAAAACCATAATCCTATAAACCCCTAACCCTATAACCTTATGACCCCATAACCGTTTAAGGTTATGGGGTCTGCCATCCGCCTCCTCTGACCGTGCGCCTATTCAGCGTGGCCTTAACCGCTAAATTTGTGAGAGTGAAGGCCGCTTTCACGCGCTTTAACACTGGATACGTTGCTCCTCTGAGGACGTTTGCGCCCAAGCGTAGGCTGCATCCCTCGTAGGTGGACGATTCCTTTATAGAAAGCATGACGAGGTGCGAAGGCGCTACGGTAGGACGAGGCTTGGCGACCTCTGTGGGGAGTATCTTCGACTGGCGAGTGAGGCTGAGACTCGGACTGAGCAGGCGCGTAACTCCTTTTTATAGAACAGAATTTTCAAGgcattagccgataaaaaaggTATTTGGAAGGAGTTGCGCGCTCTCGGCCTTTTGCCCTCTACTAAGGAGGAGTTGCACGATTTCACCCCGCAGGAGCTCAATTCTCACTTCGCCGGCATGTCGGTCTCCGACTCGGAGTGCGCGAGGGAATTGGAGGATATTGCGACATCAGACTCTGAGGATGTCTTTGTTTTTCGAGCTGTTTCTATCGCGGATGTAGTCCTCGCCGTCTCCCATTTCTCCTCGCGCGCTGCGGGTGAGGATGGCATCCCACTTGGGGTTATAGCCAAGTCCCTATTATCGGCCCGAGACTCGTCAACTTATTTaattactctctctctctcgtgcggtGTTTTTCCAGGCGCTTGGAAGAGGGCTCACTTAGTGCCCCTGAAGAAGACCATCTTGAGCTTTTTGTTGAAGGTCCTTGAGAAAATCGTCCACTCACAACTCATGGAGTTTCTCGAATCAAACGACATCCTGAATCCACTCCAGGCAGGCTTCAGGCGTTTCCACAGCACTCAGACCGCGTTGCTTAAGCTCACGGAGGATATTCGCCGCGGCATTGATGGTGTCGAAGTACTTGACgctagtaaaaataaaaaattttcgaaacttGTGACGTTTCTTCTCTTGTTTGACTGTAGCAAAGCCTTCGACGCCACCTCTCCTACCAGATTGCTTCGTAGACTGATTGAGTTGGGGTTTTCCAGAAGTGTGGTCCTGTGGATTAAGTCTTATATCTTTGACAGGCAACAAAAAGTTGTTACTAAGTCCCTCGGACAGTCCGACTGGCTTTCAACCAATCTTGGGGTTCCGCAGGGCTCCGTTCTCTTCAGTCTCTACATAAACAACATCGCGGAGACACTAGACACCAGTCACATCAAGCATCTGCTTTATGCAGACGACCTCCAAATTTACACGCAGGTGGAGACGTCTGAGTTTGACCTTGGTATCGCGCGCTTGGCGGATGCAGCTAGAGCAGTGTCGGCGTGGGCGGGGGCCTCTGGCCTCCATCTGAACGTTCTGAAGACTAAGGCTATTTTCTTTGGATCTGATTACAACGTTAATATACTGAACGGCCTTGGTCTTCCGGGCATGGAGATGGGAACTGGGGCTCTGGTCCCCTTTTCTAACACGGTGAAGAACCTCGGAGTGGTCATGGACTCCAAGCTCTCCTGGAAGCCCCACGTCGAGTGTATCACGAAGCGAGCTAATCGCGCACTTTACGGCTTGAAATTTTTTCGTGCTTGTACCACCGAGGCCCTGCTCAAACAGCTAGCGAAGGCCCTTATTATTCCTCATTTGGATTACTGCTCGCTTGTGTACCTTGACGTGTCAGGGGAGCTTCGGGTTAGATTGCAGCGCCTTCAAAATGCATGCGTGCGTTATATCTGTGGGGTCAGCAGGTACGATCACATCACCCCTCACCGGGTGAAGTTCCGATTGCGTACTGTGGAGCAGCGTGTGGATTACTTCTCCTCGTGGcttctttataaaataatttgtattaaGAGGCCTTCTTACCTCTGTGACCTCTTTATTAAGAACTCTGCTCGTACATCTGCCAGGGGTGAGGGCAGAGAGTTGGTCGTACCTCGCTCTCGCACGGACGTGGGTCTCCGCTCTTTCAGGGCTCGTGAAGCGAGGCTTTGGAACGCCTTACCTCGTGACGTAAAGAGGGTACCTTCGCTGAATGCGTTCAGGACAGCGATGAGAAAGTTCCTATCCGCATCCAACTTTATTCTTACTTGATAATGTATATACTTATTTAAAATGTTCACATATCTGTTACATTAATTTTATGTATGTCGACTTGCATACTCGTATGTGTGATGACTCTGTCTCTGATCAGCGGCTTTAAAGCGCTTTTTGTTGAAGGTCCTTGCCTCGCTgtattgtatttattaatttttttatttatttattttttgttaatcagaaataaacgtatatctatctatctaaccgtattttttgttaatcagaaataaacatatatctatctatctaACCGTATGACCCTGTAACCCCAGACCCTATAACCTTATAACCCCGTAGTCCTATAAACCGCTAACCCGGTGGCCTTATGTGCCCACAACCACTACTCCTAAAACCTTATCACTCCATAACCCTATGACCTATATAATATCGAGTTATAGGGTCATAAGGTGATAGGATAAAAAAGTAATGGGGTTCGCGGTTTATAGGATTATGGGATCATAAGGTTATAGGGTTAGGGGTTTATAGGATTATGGTTTTACGAATTTAGTGTAAGAGTCGGTGGATTTTAGTAGATTTTGGAGTgttttttttgaggttatgtacaAGCCCTGATGTGCCTGGGTTAAACCGACCTCGGATTCGGATTTAGTGACcccaaaaacatatttttattccTAAGACACAAACCAAATATTGtattacttttaattttcagaTGATAAACAACCGAAGCTGGAGGAACTAAACAGTGATTCCAGTATCCTAGATTTTGGCTTCGATCCTTTTTGTAAGTTGCATATATAACATGATTTTTATAGGGTT
This window contains:
- the LOC103318179 gene encoding uncharacterized protein LOC103318179, translated to MQTTSESSIEVKFRSLHSNFEKDLTFLTVPRITDMTPDEPFPRELVEIPANLRLSDPQFHTPRPVDMLVGSGATLSLLSVGQINLSRNGCDLYLQKMQLGWVEVGGINDANNFTAACNLTELRNLMEWFWAIDDISNGPNEATAAEACESHYKKTTIQNADGRYVVRLFFHNG